From one Cygnus olor isolate bCygOlo1 chromosome 26, bCygOlo1.pri.v2, whole genome shotgun sequence genomic stretch:
- the F2RL3 gene encoding proteinase-activated receptor 4, translated as METSRNGRLSPQLVVCCAFWGLCLAFPEYDDYSQNATNEQVMTPEITPCPRAIPGEKITINNITYLLIHEATRSQLNSVVTVRLIPCLYTLVFLVGLPSNGLALWVLATRAEKLTSTVFLMNLAAADLLLILVLPFKIFYYFLGNNWPFGEGLCRVTTAFFYGNMYCSVLLLTCISVDRYLAVVHPFFSRSFRTPAFAACTCTAIWLCAAALTLPLTLQQQSYPLYRADTTLCHDVLPRHEDDGYYFYYFICLIACAFLAPLVVMLFSYCSVLRALLDNGKRYSYSMKLTALVLFTLVAFYTPSNVLLLVHYSSYHSKLYGNLYISYMVSLAISTFNSCADPFVYYYVSEDFRDKVRKRFFNHSKKTTTSLKTSKETLPQKSSKDLLV; from the exons ATGGAGACCTCCAGGAACGGACGGCTGTCACCCCAGCTCGTGGTCTGCTGTGCCTTCTGGGGACTCTGCCTGGCCTTTCCAGAATACGATG ATTACTCTCAGAACGCCACCAACGAGCAGGTAATGACACCAGAGATCACACCGTGTCCCCGAGCCATCCCAGGGGAAAAGATAACGATAAACAACATCACGTACCTGTTGATACACGAAGCCACCCGCTCTCAGCTGAATAGCGTGGTCACCGTGCGGCTCATCCCCTGCCTCTACACCCTCGTCTTCCTTGTGGGGCTGCCTTCAAACGGGCTGGCCCTGTGGGTCCTGGCTACCAGGGCTGAGAAGCTGACCTCCACTGTCTTCCTGATGAACTTGGCTGCAGCAGACCTGCTGCTCATCTTGGTGCTGCCCTTCAAGATTTTCTACTATTTCCTGGGGAACAACTGGCCCTTTGGGGAAGGCCTGTGCCGGGTCACCACGGCTTTCTTCTATGGGAACATGTactgctcagtgctgctgctcacgTGCATCAGTGTCGACCGGTATCTGGCTGTGGTGCATCCTTTCTTCTCCCGTTCTTTCCGCACCCCTGCCTTTGCTGCCTGTACCTGCACTGCCAtctggctctgtgctgctgccctcaCCCTGCCCCTGACTCTGCAGCAGCAGTCGTATCCCCTGTACAGAGCAGACACCACCCTGTGCCACGACGTTCTCCCCAGGCACGAGGATGACGGGTATTATTTCTACTATTTCATCTGCCTCATTGCCTGCGCTTTCCTTGCTCCTCTGGTGGTGATGCTGTTCAGCTACTGCTCAGTATTGCGAGCCCTCCTGGACAACGGCAAGCGGTACTCCTACTCCATGAAGCTCACAGCTCTCGTGCTGTTCACACTCGTGGCCTTCTACACACCCAGCAACGTTCTCCTCCTCGTTCATTACTCCAGCTATCACTCCAAGCTGTACGGTAACCTGTATATCAGCTACATGGTGAGCCTGGCCATCAGCACCTTTAACAGCTGTGCTGACCCCTTCGTCTACTACTATGTTTCTGAAGATTTCCGGGATAAGGTGAGGAAGAGATTCTTCAATCACagcaaaaaaaccaccacatccTTAAAAACCTCCAAAGAAACTCTCCCTCAGAAAAGTTCCAAGGATTTGCTGGTATGa
- the SIN3B gene encoding paired amphipathic helix protein Sin3b has protein sequence MAAGGGGGRGGSAPRWGGGGGGGRAVAQEKLPVHVEDALSYLDQVKIRFGSDPATYNGFLEIMKEFKSQSIDTPGVIRRVSQLFHEHPDLIVGFNAFLPLGYRIEIPKNGKLSIQSPLASQVPSEPVPSAVPGSGLLLHYSQENSHNHSDCSEEFRQQLPYKEDKSQIPLESDSVEFNNAISYVNKIKTRFLDHPEIYRSFLEILHTYQKEQLNTKGRPFRGMSEEEVFTEVANLFRGQEDLLSEFGQFLPEAKRSLFTGNGPCEVNSVQKTEHEKNLEHSKKRSRPLLLRPVSGPAKKKMKLRGTKDLSVATVGKYGTLQEFSFFDKVRRVLKSQEVYENFLRCIALFNQELVSGSELLQLVTPFLGKFPELFAQFKSFLGVKELSFASPLSDRSGDGMSREIDYASCKRIGSSYRALPKTYQQPKCSGRTAICKEVLNDTWVSFPSWSEDSTFVSSKKTPYEEQLHRCEDERFELDVVLETNLATIRVLESVQKKLSRLTQEDQEKFRLDDCLGGTSEVIQRRAIYRIYGDKAPEIIESLKKNPVTAVPVVLKRLKAKEEEWREAQQGFNKIWREQYEKAYLKSLDHQAVNFKQNDTKALRSKSLLNEIESVYDEHQEQHSEGRSSSTNEPHLIFIYEDKQILEDAASLISYYVKRQPTIQKEDQATIRQIVHHFIPELFFSQPPEHNISEESTDEDRENHQGQNLDTPELRKKHMPGPPSSPLEAKATFCDVTAAEPHNTLDDVYSLFFVNNNWYFFLRLHQTLCSRLLKIYRQAQKQLLEYRTEKEREKLLCEGRKEKTNDPAMELRLKQPSEVELEEYYPAFLDMVRSLLDGNIDPTQYEDTLREMFTIHAYIGFTMDKLVQNIVRQLHHLVSDDICLKVVELYLNERKRGAAGGNLSSRCVRAAKETSYQWKAERCMADENCFKVMFLQRKGQVIMTIELLDTEETQTEDPVEVQHLANYMEQYVGVEGAPNNQNDGFLLKPVFLQRNLKKFRKWQCKQVRALRSEVKSSWKRLIGVESACNVDCRFKLNTHKMMFIMNSEDYMYRRGALCRAKQVQPMVLLKHHQQFEEWHNRWLEENVTMEAVDVVQDWLMGDEDEEMVPCKTTCETVNVHGVPVNRYRVQYSRRPASP, from the exons atggcggccgggggcggcggcggccgggggggcagcgccccgcggtggggcggcggcggcggcggcggccgggcggtGGCGCAGGAGAAGCTGCCGGTGCAT GTGGAGGACGCGCTCTCCTACCTGGACCAGGTGAAGATTCGCTTCGGCAGCGACCCCGCCACCTACAACGGCTTCCTGGAGATCATGAAAGAATTCAAAAGTCAGAG CATTGACACACCTGGCGTAATCCGACGTGTTTCGCAGCTGTTCCATGAGCATCCTGACCTCATTGTAGGGTTCAATGCTTTCCTCCCTCTGGGATACAGAATAGAAATTCCAAAGAATGGGAAGTTAAGCATACAGTCACCGTTGGCTAGTCAG GTGCCCTCAGAGCCTGTTCCCAGCGCTGTCCCTGGCAGTGGGCTGTTGTTGCATTACTCTCAGGAGAATTCGCACAACCACAGTGACTGTTCCGAGGAGTTTAGGCAACAGCTTCCGTACAAAGAAGATAAATCCCAGATTCCTTTGGAGTCTGATTCTGTAGAGTTCAATAATGCTATTAGCTATGTGAATAAGATCAAAACACGCTTCCTGGACCACCCAGAAATTTACAGATCCTTTTTAGAAATTCTTCATACTTACCAG AAAGAACAGCTGAACACTAAAGGTCGACCCTTTCGAGGCATGTCAGAGGAAGAAGTGTTTACTGAAGTAGCAAATCTGTTCAGGGGACAGGAGGATCTGCTCTCTGAGTTTGGACAGTTTCTTCCGGAGGCTAAGAGGTCTTTG ttcacAGGAAATGGACCATGTGAAGTGAACAGTGTCCAGAAAACTGAGCATGAAAAGAATCTTGAACACAGCAAAAAACGATCCAGACCACTGCTATTGCGTCCTGTTTCTGGCCCAGCAAAG aagaaaatgaaactgcgAGGTACCAAAGATCTGTCAGTAGCAACAGTGGGAAAATATGGAACACTGCAAGAGTTTTCATTCTTTGACAAG GTGCGTAGGGTGCTAAAGAGCCAGGAAGTCTATGAAAACTTTCTCCGTTGCATTGCTCTCTTCAACCAGGAGTTGGTCTCTGGCTCTGAGCTGCTCCAACTAGTTACACCATTTCTAGG GAAATTCCCAGAACTGTTTGCACAGTTCAAGTCCTTTCTTGGTGTGAAAGAGCTTTCATTTGCTTCTCCACTGAGTGACCGATCTGGGGATGGAATGAGTCGGGAAATTGATTATGCTTCCTGCAAGCGCATTGGATCAAGTTACCGTGCTCTTCCAAAAACCTATCAGCAGCCAAAGTGCAGTGGAAGAACAGCCATTTGCAAGGAG GTGTTAAACGATACCTGGGTTTCATTCCCATCCTGGTCCGAAGACTCAACTTTTGTCAGCTCCAAGAAGACTCCTTATGAGGAACAGTTGCACCGCTGTGAAGACGAGCGTTTTGAG TTGGATGTTGTCTTGGAGACCAATTTAGCTACAATACGTGTGCTGGAAAGCGTGCAGAAAAAGCTTTCTCGACTGACTCAAGAGGATCAAGAAAAATTTCGACTTGATGACTGCTTGGGAGGAACATCAGAAGTGATCCAGCGCAGGGCCATCTATCGCATCTATGGTGACAAAGCACCAGAGATCATTGAAAGCCTTAAGAAAAACCCAGTTACTGCAGTTCCTGTTGTTCTTAAGAG GTTGAAAGCAAAAGAGGAGGAGTGGCGGGAGGCCCAGCAGGGCTTCAACAAAATTTGGCGGGAGCAGTATGAGAAGGCCTACCTGAAGTCTCTTGACCACCAGGCCGTCAACTTCAAACAAAATGACACCAAAGCTTTGCGCTCCAAGAGCTTGCTGAATGAAATTGAGAGTGTCTATGATGAG CATCAGGAGCAGCATTCAGAGGGGAGAAGTTCATCCACAAATGAGCCTCATCTTATCTTTATCTACGAAGACAAGCAGATTTTGGAAGATGCAGCGTCTCTTATCAGCTATTATGTAAAACGGCAGCCTACTATCCAAAAGGAGGATCAAGCAACCATTCGGCAGATAGTGCACCACTTCATACCTgagctgtttttctctcagCCCCCTGAAcacaatatttctgaagaatcaACAGATGAAGACAGAGAGAACCATCAGGGGCAGAATCTGGATACTCCTGAGCTACGGAAAAAACATATGCCTGGGCCTCCAAGCAGTCCTTTGGAGGCAAAAGCAACCTTCTGTGATGTTACAGCTGCTGAGCCCCACAACACTCTGGATGATGTTTACAGTCTGTTCTTTGTCAATAATAATTGGTATTTCTTCCTCCGCCTTCATCAGACTCTGTGCTCGAGGCTCCTAAAGATTTATCGTCAAGCTCAGAAGCAGCTTCTAGAATATCggacagaaaaagagagagagaaactccTTTgtgaggggagaaaagaaaagaccaaTGATCCAGCCATGGAACTAAGACTGAAGCAACCAA GTGAGGTGGAACTGGAGGAGTACTATCCTGCCTTCCTGGATATGGTGAGGAGTCTGCTGGATGGGAACATCGACCCAACACAGTACGAGGACACGCTGAGGGAGATGTTCACTATCCATGCCTATATTGGCTTTACTATGGACAAACTAGTGCAGAATATTGTCCGCCAG CTTCACCATCTAGTGAGCGATGACATCTGCTTGAAGGTTGTTGAGCTCTACTTAAACGAAAGGAAGCGAGGTGCTGCTGGAGGTAACTTATCCTCTCGGTGTGTCCGGGCAGCAAAGGAGACCAGCTATCAATGGAAGGCTGAACGTTGCATGGCAGATGAGAATTGTTTCAAG GTAATGTTTCTGCAGCGGAAAGGGCAGGTGATCATGACCATTGAGCTTCTGGATACAGAAGAAACCCAAACAGAAGATCCCGTGGAGGTCCAG CACCTTGCGAACTACATGGAGCAGTATGTTGGGGTAGAAGGAGCTCCAAACAACCAGAATGATGGCTTCTTACTGAAACCAGTCTTTCTGCAAAG aaacctAAAAAAATTTCGCAAGTGGCAATGTAAGCAAGTGAGAGCTCTGCGGAGTGAAGTGAAGAGTTCCTGGAAGAGACTGATTGGGGTAGAAAGCGCCTGCAACGTGGACTGCCGTTTTAAGCTCAACACCCACAAAATGATGTTCATCATGAACTCAGAGGATTACATGTACAGGCGGGGAGCTCTCTGCCGAGCCAAGCAG GTACAGCCAATGGTGCTGTTAAAGCACCACCAGCAGTTTGAAGAATGGCACAACAGGTGGCTAGAAGAGAACGTGACCATGGAAGCAGTTGATGTTGTTCAAGACTGGCTAATGGGAGATGAAGATGAGGAGATGGTGCCCTGTAAAACAACTTGCGAGACAGTGAATGTCCATGGGGTCCCGGTGAACAGATACAGAGTTCAGTACAGTCGCCGTCCAGCTTCACCTTGA